In one Chionomys nivalis chromosome 13, mChiNiv1.1, whole genome shotgun sequence genomic region, the following are encoded:
- the Kif5b gene encoding kinesin-1 heavy chain: MADPAECNIKVMCRFRPLNESEVNRGDKYVAKFQGEDTVMIASKPYAFDRVFQSSTSQEQVYNDCAKKIVKDVLEGYNGTIFAYGQTSSGKTHTMEGKLHDPEGMGIIPRIVQDIFNYIYSMDENLEFHIKVSYFEIYLDKIRDLLDVSKTNLSVHEDKNRVPYVKGCTERFVCSPDEVMDTIDEGKSNRHVAVTNMNEHSSRSHSIFLINVKQENTQTEQKLSGKLYLVDLAGSEKVSKTGAEGAVLDEAKNINKSLSALGNVISALAEGSTYVPYRDSKMTRILQDSLGGNCRTTIVICCSPSSYNESETKSTLLFGQRAKTIKNTVCVNVELTAEQWKKKYEKEKEKNKTLRNTVQWLENELNRWRNGETVPIDEQFDKEKANLEAFTADKDITITNDKPAAALGVAGSFTDAERRKCEEEIAKLYKQLDDKDEEINQQSQLVEKLKTQMLDQEELLASTRRDQDNMQAELNRLQAENDASKEEVKEVLQALEELAVNYDQKSQEVEDKTKEYELLSDELNQKSATLASIDAELQKLKEMTNHQKKRAAEMMASLLKDLAEIGIAVGNNDVKQPEGTGMIDEEFTVARLYISKMKSEVKTMVKRCKQLESTQTESNKKMEENEKELAACQLRISQHEAKIKSLTEYLQNVEQKKRQLEESVDSLGEELVQLRAQEKVHEMEKEHLNKVQTANEVKQAVEQQIQSHRETHQKQISSLRDEVEAKEKLITDLQDQNQKMVLEQERLRVEHERLKATDQEKSRKLHELTVMQDRREQARQDLKGLEETVAKELQTLHNLRKLFVQDLATRVKKSAEVDSDDTGGSAAQKQKISFLENNLEQLTKVHKQLVRDNADLRCELPKLEKRLRATAERVKALESALKEAKENASRDRKRYQQEVDRIKEAVRSKNMARRGHSAQIAKPIRPGQHPAASPTHPAAVRGGGTVVQNNQPVALRGGGGKQA; this comes from the exons ATGTTCTTGAGGGCTACAATGGAACAATATTTGCATATGGGCAAACATCATCTGGGAAGACACACACAATGGAG GGTAAACTACATGATCCAGAAGGCATGGGTATTATTCCAAGAATAGTGcaagatatttttaattatatttactcGATGGATGAAAATTTGGAATTTCATATTAAG gtttcatattttgaaatatatctgGATAAGATAAGGGACCTTTTAGATG TTTCAAAGACCAACCTTTCCGTCCATGAAGACAAAAACCGTGTTCCTTACGTGAAG GGGTGCACAGAGCGTTTTGTATGTAGTCCAGATGAAGTGATGGATACCATAGATGAAGGGAAATCCAACAGACACGTAGCAGTCACAA ATATGAATGAACATAGCTCTAGAAGTCACAGTATATTTCTGATTAATGTAAAACAAGAGAATACACAAACGGAACAGAAACTGAGTGGAAAGCTTTATTTGGTTGATTTAGCTGGCAGTGAAAAG GTTAGTAAAACTGGAGCTGAAGGTGCTGTGCTAGATGAAGCTAAGAACATCAACAAATCACTTTCAGCACTTGGAAATGTCATTTCTGCTTTGGCAGAGGGCAGT ACCTACGTTCCATACCGAGATAGTAAAATGACCAGAATTCTTCAAGACTCTTTAGGTGGTAACTGCAGGACCACTATTGTCATCTGCTGCTCTCCGTCATCATACAATGAGTCTGAAACAAAATCAACACTCCTCTTTGGTCAAAG GgccaaaacaattaaaaacacagTCTGTGTCAATGTAGAGTTAACTGCAGAGCAGTGGAAAAAGaagtatgaaaaagaaaaggaaaaaaataagactcTGCGAAACACCGTTCAGTGGCTTGAAAATGAACTCAACCGATGGCGTAATG GGGAGACAGTGCCTATTGATGAGCAGTTTGACAAAGAGAAAGCCAATTTGGAGGCTTTCACAGCAGATAAAGATATTACCATTACCAATGATAAACCAGCGGCTGCACTTGGAGTAGCTGGCAGTTTTACAGATGCTGAAAGAAGGAAGTGTGAAGAAGAAATCGCTAAATTGTATAAACAACTTGATGACAAG GATGAAGAGATTAATCAACAAAGTCAACTGGTGGAGAAATTGAAAACGCAAATGTTGGATCAGGAAGAG CTTCTGGCATCAACCAGAAGGGATCAAGATAACATGCAAGCTGAACTGAATCGCCTACAAGCAGAAAATGATGCCTCCAAAGAGGAAGTCAAGGAAGTTTTACAAGCCTTAGAGGAGCTGGCTGTAAATTATGATCAGAAGTCTCAGGAAGTTGAAGACAAAACCAAGGAATATGAATTGCTTAGTGATGAATTGAATCAAAAATCT GCAACTTTAGCAAGTATTGATGCTGAGCTTCAGAAACTGAAGGAAATGACCAACCACCAGAAGAAACGAGCAGCTGAAATGATGGCATCATTACTAAAAGACCTCGCAGAAATAGGGATTGCTGTAGGAAATAATGATGTGAAG CAGCCAGAGGGAACTGGTATGATAGATGAAGAGTTCACTGTTGCAAGGCTCTACATTAGCAAAATGAAATCAGAAGTGAAAACCATGGTGAAGCGCTGCAAACAGCTAGAAAGCACACAGACTGAGAGcaacaagaaaatggaagaaaatgagaaggaGTTAGCAGCATGCCAGCTTCGCATCTCCCAA CACGAAGCTAAAATCAAGTCACTGACTGAATACCTTCAAAATGTAGAACAAAAGAAGAGACAGCTGGAGGAATCTGTCGATTCTCTTGGTGAAGAACTGGTCCAACTTCGAGCACAAG AGAAAGTCCATGAGATGGAAAAGGAGCACTTAAACAAGGTTCAGACTGCGAATGAAGTCAAG CAAGCTGTTGAACAGCAGATCCAGAGTCACAGAGAAACTCACCAGAAACAAATCAGTAGTTTGAGAGATGAAGTGGAGGCGAAGGAAAAGCTAATCACCGATCTCCAAGA CCAAAaccagaagatggtgttggagCAGGAACGCCTCAGAGTGGAGCATGAGAGGCTGAAAGCCACAGACCAAGAGAAGAGCAGGAAGCTGCATGAGCTCAC GGTTATGCAAGACAGACGAGAGCAAGCAAGACAAGACTTGAAGGGTTTGGAGGAGACGGTG GCAAAAGAACTGCAGACTTTACACAACCTGCGCAAGCTTTTTGTTCAGGACCTGGCTACCAGGGTGAAAAAG AGCGCTGAGGTTGACTCTGATGACACTGGCGGCAGCGCTGCACAGAAGCAGAAAATCTCCTTCCTGGAGAACAATCTGGAACAGCTTACCAAAGTGCACAAACAG TTGGTACGTGATAATGCAGATCTTCGCTGTGAACTTCCTAAGTTAGAGAAACGACTTAGAGCTACTGCCGAGAGAGTGAAagctttggagtctgccctgaaagaagccaaagaaaatgCATCTCGCGACCGCAAACGCTATCAGCAAGAAGTAGATCGGATAAAGGAAGCAGTCAGGTCAAAGAatatggccagaagagggcactctGCACAGATTG CAAAACCCATCCGTCCTGGACAGCACCCGGCAGCCTCTCCAACTCACCCTGCTGCAGTTCGTGGAGGAGGCACAGTTGTTCAGAACAACCAGCCAGTGGCGTTGCGAGGTGGTGGAGGCAAGCAAGCGTAA